In a single window of the Rhopalosiphum padi isolate XX-2018 chromosome 1, ASM2088224v1, whole genome shotgun sequence genome:
- the LOC132918397 gene encoding ribonuclease P protein subunit p25, with protein sequence METLKPKCVYQEERWTRSLITIDNLPDNFEHLKVNNHSKIRNMLGFAVKSFENSNHLVCSASGPSVNKAVTCAEILKRQMPELKQVTGIGYRNVRMIKDEMIDGKVSQSITTRRLPSIHILLSKNHLHPNLPGYQGADKVSDHVSRPVPRKTFEKNDYRGTKESKIMAL encoded by the exons a TGGAAACTCTGAAACCTAAATGTGTATACCAGGAAGAACGTTGGACACGTTCCTTAATTACAATTGACAATTTACCAGacaattttgaacatttaaaagttaataaccaTTCCAAAATCCGAAACATGCTTGGTTTTGCagtaaaaagttttgaaaactCTAATCACTTAGTATGTAGTGCCAGTGGTCCATCAGTTAATAAGGCTGTAACATGTGCAGAAATATTGAAACGACAGATGCCTGAGCTTAAACAAGTCACTGGTATTGGATATAGAAA tGTAAGGATGATTAAGGATGAAATGATTGATGGTAAAGTCTCTCAATCAATTACAACAAGAAGATTACCTTCAATCCATATTCTTTTATCCAAAAACCATCTTCATCCTAATTTACCTGG ataccaAGGAGCTGATAAGGTATCCGATCATGTTAGCAGACCAGTGCCTCGCAAAACATTTGAAAAGAATGATTACCGCGGTACTAAGGAGAGTAAAATTATGGCTCTTTAA
- the LOC132932249 gene encoding opsin, ultraviolet-sensitive-like encodes MSPTLIMDFNRTVSRPLPQLGLMENEVGETHLLGWNLPAEDLIHIPEHWLKYQEPSALQHYYLAFMYTLFTFIALFGNGLVIWIFCVAKPLRTPSNIFVINLALCDFVMMAKAPIFIYSSINRGYQGHFLCQLFGVAGAFSGLGASATNAAIAYDRFSTIAKPFDGRMTYGRALFLIVCIWAYTLPWGILPLTEKWNRFVPEGYLTSCTFDYLSPTDETRAFVGIMFVICYVIPVSLVIFFYSQIVSHVFNHEKALREQAKKMNVESLRSNQDANAQSAEVRIAKAAITICCLFIASWTPYAIVAMIGAFGDRSLLTPGITMIPAIFCKTVACFDPYVYAISHPRYRLELSKRVPCLGINEKPPPTASETQSTTTTA; translated from the exons ATGTCACCAACTCTAATAATGGACTTCAATCGTACTGTATCAAGACCTCTGCCACAATTGGG TTTGATGGAAAACGAAGTAGGAGAAACTCACTTGTTGGGTTGGAACCTTCCAGCCGAAGATCTCATCCACATCCCAGAACACTGGTTAAAATACCAAGAACCCAGTGCGTTGCAACATTACTATTTAGCATTTATGTACACACTTTTTACATTTATCGCATTATTTGGAAATGGTTTGGTCATATGGATATTCTGTGT AGCAAAACCATTACGAACGCCGTCTAATATATTCGTAATTAATTTGGCGCTGTGTGATTTTGTGATGATGGCAAAAGCACCAATTTTCATATACAGTTCTATAAATCGTGGTTATCAAGGCCATTTCCTTTGCCAGCTATTTGGTGTGGCTGGAGCTTTCAGTGGTCTCGGTGCGAGTGCTACGAATGCTGCGATTGCATATGACAgatttag tacgATAGCAAAACCATTCGATGGACGTATGACTTATGGTAgagcattatttttaattgtatgtatttggGCTTATACTTTGCCATGGGGTATTTTACCTCTAACCGAAAAGTGGAATCGATTTGTACCAG aggGGTACTTGACAAGTTGTACTTTTGACTATTTATCTCCAACAGACGAAACTAGAGCTTTTGTTGGAATTatgtttgttatttgttatgtaATACCGGTCTCATTAGTCATATTTTTCTACTCGCAAATCGTTAGTCATGTCTTCAATCACGAGAAAGCACTTCGTGAACag GCTAAAAAAATGAACGTAGAATCGTTGCGAAGTAACCAAGATGCAAATGCTCAATCGGCGGAAGTAAGGATTGCAAAGGCAGCTATCACAATATGTTGCCTATTTATAGCTTCTTGGACACCATATGCAATAGTCGCCATGATTGGTGCTTTTGGAGATCG ATCATTGCTGACACCTGGTATCACAATGATTCCAGCGATATTTTGCAAAACTGTGGCATGTTTTGATCCTTATGTATATGCAATAAGTCATCCAAGATACAG gttgGAATTATCAAAACGTGTTCCGTGTCTTGGAATTAATGAAAAGCCGCCACCAACAGCATCCGAGACCCAATCCACAACTACAACTgcttaa
- the LOC132918394 gene encoding nuclear pore complex protein Nup160 homolog: MDIDNPYLDTIYRQVVTEHFQSNEWREILINPEGASTTLRDESTLPRSGGHCFKDIPNRFIFWRVLYDKLELVEHSLDVNLTENQVRIHFRDSPVLESGISVYETLESVVLLVPTACSCHRLTFPRPNRVENDNENENVLLDSSIFSNFNVPSIDDPATFYSYNAELSHPYSAASCLDQKHDAIFIIALQNNVMLYIRMEYISGLPTLKEICQESAVPRMLSNITKVFSTHIENPVINSLAVHPFQQDIYVYSLDDTCELKVWSIDKSVYIYIMDMKKIYAASTENGSRPHIIHKSFDEQLLLTIYLSLSESSTFVVLEPCTDHGMFKLQQKFYVRSPVNSRLVDMSLYGNEIWCIWRTGKDTACVKSVNIRNGGWKDCSLDTTAFEQPTHYSSNSKQIYLDKIFSSSTYFTNDDLKNAIAVYDTSDGCEFITDYRTKISNAIDTKVAQEMDKYDSSDIESQMQLIEQCSASFYKSCLDYRRKRLAPLGLIWLGSPSFLLVVVTNSSFCFLRPSDIVENKIFSIKSPEDETNLNNLLNVLMSVPKNNFNLFLDINMSQESFLELVRRSYMFDSSDPIISIFLNGFNVLDTIRMLIKMLYADPETDESMEDTLYSRCFKSKLGTSIVSHSFHQIVVTRFDLCCRLFTFMELNSKNYGQTREYVVDASNLAYSYWIQALFSHDIKLFEKMISSNKFLAQEPFMEYIDGLLNYTWPLIDASTLVEFLLQEGQYTFIQQIAQLLDFNKWEETLIISYMLNNDPGKALKILKSDIKKNIDDFLKSITLFEKYSYYEHAVKLGNHALKMCKHIGNKNMTSMFYSNIFLNNLKLKAYKSAYCNILSLEDPDRKLNCLHTFVLTLLENNEKEELLSYNFYGLQSAVEDIVLKKARSLSNVDADPFYMFLCSIHDKHKKYKKLSMTFYELYLRADTCVAQEQYLRLSLLYLEILNPNNAWFVTVSLPFLSKTDDVPNGIIQIEYLKKLCWLARARQEIEESTTEMDIQSVISVLLMKHKYKDVMRLSKMWNLPLYQPLRELVKTCLSLTDSDECDKAWIWLADNGVNGDGIDSGKIAWHFLETLVNKYEEKGRTLIHYHIADELLRHKSFLPNWIVKIFKERNVGELLQLYLSYGELINCADLILELFEKEISSDGTGNTFGKTIPVDIIECVVVNLKHNNLQAGDEVLNKYKIFYDKIVAQENKIKCF, encoded by the coding sequence ATGGATATTGATAATCCATACCTAGATACCATCTACAGACAAGTAGTTACTGAACATTTTCAATCAAACGAATGGAgggaaattttaattaatcctGAAGGTGCTTCAACTACTCTGCGTGATGAAAGTACACTACCTCGATCAGGTGGACACTGTTTTAAAGATATTCCtaatcgttttatattttgGCGTGTTTTGTATGATAAACTTGAATTGGTTGAACATAGCTTAGACGTGAATCTTACAGAAAACCAAGTGCGTATACATTTTCGTGATTCGCCTGTATTGGAAAGTGGAATCTCTGTGTATGAGACATTAGAATCTGTTGTTTTATTAGTACCAACAGCATGTAGCTGTCACCGATTGACATTTCCACGACCGAATCGTGTTGAAAAtgataatgaaaatgaaaatgtattattggattcatcaattttttcaaattttaatgtacCATCTATTGATGATCCAGCAACATTTTATTCCTATAATGCAGAACTTAGTCATCCATATTCAGCTGCTTCTTGTTTAGATCAAAAACATGatgctatatttataatagcttTACAAAATAATGTCATGCTTTACATACGTATGGAGTATATTTCTGGACTACCCACCTTAAAAGAAATTTGTCAAGAATCTGCTGTACCTCGAATGCTATCAAATATAACCAAAGTTTTTTCTACACATATTGAGAATCCAGTTATTAACAGTTTAGCTGTACACCCATTTCAAcaagatatatatgtatactctcTTGATGATACTTGTGAATTAAAAGTTTGGTCAATCGATAaatctgtatatatttatattatggataTGAAGAAAATATATGCGGCTTCAACAGAGAATGGTTCAAGACCACATATTATTCACAAAAGCTTTGACGAACAACTTTTACTTACTATTTACCTCAGTTTATCAGAAAGTTCAACATTTGTAGTGCTTGAACCATGCACTGACCATGGTATGTTTAAACTTCAACAAAAGTTTTATGTACGGTCACCTGTAAATAGTAGACTAGTTGATATGTCATTGTACGGTAATGAAATTTGGTGCATATGGAGAACAGGAAAAGATACTGCTTGTGTTAAATCTGTGAATATCAGGAATGGTGGATGGAAAGATTGCTCTTTGGATACAACTGCTTTTGAACAACCTACCCATTATTCATCTAactcaaaacaaatttatttggataaaatattttcgtcTTCGACTTATTTTACAAATGATGATTTGAAAAATGCTATTGCTGTTTACGATACATCTGATGGTTGTGAATTTATTACTGATTACCGTACCAAGATAAGTAATGCAATTGATACAAAAGTTGCTCAGGAAATGGATAAATATGACTCTTCAGATATTGAGTCACAAATGCAACTTATAGAACAATGTAGTGCCAGTTTTTATAAAAGCTGTTTAGATTACCGTCGCAAAAGATTAGCTCCTCTTGGTCTTATTTGGTTAGGTTCACCATCTTTTTTACTAGTTGTTGTAACAAATTCAAGTTTTTGCTTTTTGCGGCCATCAGATATAGTCGAAAACaagatattttcaattaaaagtcCTGAAGATGaaacaaacttaaataatttactcaaTGTGCTAATGTCAGTaccgaaaaataattttaatttgtttttggacATAAATATGTCTCAGGAAAGCTTTTTAGAATTGGTTAGAAGGTCTTATATGTTTGATAGTAGTGATCCAatcatatcaatatttttaaatggatttaaTGTTCTTGATACTATTCGTATGTTAATAAAGATGCTGTATGCTGATCCAGAGACAGATGAAAGTATGGAAGATACATTATATTCAAGATgctttaaaagtaaattaggTACCAGTATAGTTTCTCACAGTTTCCATCAAATAGTGGTGACACGTTTTGACTTGTGTTGTAGATTGTTTACATTTATGGAGTTAAATTCCAAGAATTATGGACAAACTAGAGAGTATGTTGTTGATGCTAGTAATCTTGCTTATAGCTATTGGATTCAAGCATTATTTTCACATGATAtaaagttatttgaaaaaatgatctcttcaaataaatttttagcGCAGGAACCATTTATGGAATATATTGATGGCTTGTTAAACTACACTTGGCCACTTATTGATGCTTCTACTCTTGTAGAATTTTTATTGCAAGAGGGACAATACACTTTCATACAACAAATTGCTCAATTATTGGATTTTAATAAATGGgaagaaacattaattatttcatatatgttaaataatgatCCAGGTAAAGCACTTAAGATACTTAaaagtgatattaaaaaaaatatagatgatTTTCTAAAATCTATCACtctgtttgaaaaatatagttattatgaaCACGCAGTAAAACTTGGAAATCAtgcattaaaaatgtgtaaacatATTGGAAATAAAAACATGACATCAATGTTCTATTCtaacatttttcttaataatttaaaattaaaagcataTAAGAgtgcatattgtaatattttaagtttagagGACCCAGATCGAAAGTTAAATTGTTTGcatacatttgttttaacattattagaaaataatgaaaaagaagaacttttaagttataatttttatggtttacaAAGTGCAGTAGAAGATATAGTACTAAAAAAAGCACGATCTTTGTCAAATGTAGATGCAGATCctttttacatgtttttatgTTCAATTcatgataaacataaaaaatacaaaaaactatcaatgacattttatgaattatatttacgaGCTGATACATGTGTAGCCCAAGAACAATATTTAAGACTATCACTCTTATACTTAGAAATATTAAACCCTAATAATGCTTGGTTTGTAACAGTTTCATTACCTTTTCTCTCAAAGACTGATGATGTTCCCAATGGAATAATACAAATtgagtacttaaaaaaattatgttggtTGGCTCGAGCTCGTCAGGAAATTGAAGAGTCTACAACCGAAATGGACATACAAAGTGTGATATCTGTATTGTTAATGAAACATAAGTATAAAGATGTGATGCGTTTGTCTAAAATGTGGAATTTACCACTTTATCAGCCATTAAGAGAGTTGGTGAAAACTTGTTTATCTCTAACAGATTCTGATGAATGTGATAAAGCATGGATTTGGTTAGCCGACAATGGAGTTAATGGTGATGGCATTGATAGTGGGAAAATAGCTTGGCATTTTTTGGAGACATTAGTAAATAAGTATGAAGAAAAAGGAAGAACATTGATACATTATCACATAGCTGATGAATTACTTAgacataaatcatttttacctAATTGGATTGTCAAAATATTCAAAGAAAGAAATGTTGGTGAActgttacaattatatttaagttatggAGAATTGATTAACTGTGCAGATTTAATACTAGAActatttgaaaaagaaataaGTAGTGATGGTACTGGAAATACGTTTGGTAAAACAATACCTGTAGATATTATAGAATGTGtagtagtaaatttaaaacataataacttaCAGGCTGGTGATGAGgttcttaataaatataaaatattttatgataaaattgtagcacaagaaaataaaattaagtgtttttaa
- the LOC132918395 gene encoding tyrosine decarboxylase isoform X1, whose protein sequence is MVDGKIYKMDTEQFRKHGKEMVDYICEYLETIKHRRVTPTVNPGWLKNQIPLEAPVHPEAFDAIMKDVENIIMPGVTHWQHPRFHAYFPSGNSFPSILADMLSDSIACIGFSWAASPSCTELETIVLDWLGKAIGLPEEFLTFSEEASKTINSARQGDSETEVHNGKGGGVLQSSASECIFVCMLAARAQAIKRLRKLHPFIEEGVLLSKLMAYCSKESHSCVEKGAMMAFVKLRILEPDENNSLRGATLRQVMEQDEAMGLIPFFVSTTLGTTSCCSFDNIPEIGLVCQQFETVWLHVDAAYAGSAFICPEFRSLMNGVQYADSFNLNTNKWLLTNFDCSCLWVKDRFKLTCALVVDPLYLQHGYAGAVDYRHWGIPLSRRFRSLKLWFVLRTYGISGLQKYIRHHCQLAKRFERLVRSDNMYEVLNDVKMGLVCFRLKDDPTNKLNKKLLETINESGKLHMVPSLVHDKYVIRFCVVAEHATEDDIDYAWKIIKETAVTVVYNEQELTEKREEQVDEVFELSERKKKDDLAYRRSFFVRMVSDPKIYNPIIARSSPGSRRHTHLSSMDDDIHDPLSTSTSDTEDTMTQPASSWISWPLAFLFQGVFDDKEGNDVPVRFRHLATKMHFKSKSKSPEHLATEENKSRRNSPVFPRKSSYVKTENENNMQK, encoded by the exons ATGGTAGATG gaaaaatttataaaatggataCGGAACAATTTCGCAAGCATGGCAAGGAAATGGTGGACTATATTTGTGAATATTTAGAGACAATAAAACACAGAAGAGTGACACCAACAGTAAACCCTGGATGGTTAAAAAATCAAATCCCACTGGAAGCACCTGTACATCCGGAGGCATTTGATGCAATAATGAAAGacgttgaaaatattattatgccagga GTGACACATTGGCAACATCCAAGATTTCATGCTTATTTTCCCTCTGGTAATTCATTTCCTTCAATTTTAGCAGACATGCTATCTGATTCTATAGCATGTATTGGGTTTTCATGG gcTGCAAGTCCTTCGTGTACCGAATTGGAAACTATAGTTTTGGATTGGCTCGGTAAAGCCATAGGATTACCAGAAgagtttttaacattttcagaaGAAGcatcaaaaactattaattctgCGAGACAAGGCGATAGCGAAACCGAAGTACACAACGGAAAAGGCGGTGGAGTACTTCAG agttcaGCAAGTGAGTGCATATTTGTTTGTATGCTAGCAGCTCGAGCTCAAGCAATTAAACGATTACGAAAACTTCACCCATTTATTGAAGAAGgtgttttattatcaaaactaaTGGCTTACTGTTCTAAAGAATCACATTCGTGCGTGGAAAAAGGGGCTATGATGGCATTTGTTAAATTACGTATACTTGAGCCTGACGAGAATAACAGTTTAAGAGGGGCTACGTTAAGACAA GTGATGGAACAAGACGAGGCGATGGGATTGATACCGTTTTTCGTTTCTACTACATTAGGAACAACGTCATGTTGTTCATTTGATAATATACCCGAAATTGGTCTAGTATGTCAGCAATTTGAAACTGTTTGGTTACACGTTGATGCTGCTTATGCAGGAAGTGCATTCATATGTCCTGAGTTTCGGTCTCTAATGAATGGTGTACAATATGCAGACTCTTTTAACCTTAACACAAATAAGTGGTTGTTAACAAATTTTGATTGTTCATGTCTTTGGGTAAAAGATCGATTTAAATTAACTTGTGCTTTGGTGGTCGATCCTCTTTATTTACAACATGGTTATGCTGGTGCTGTAGATTATAGACACTGGGGTATACCATTGAGTAGACGTTtcag ATCACTGAAGCTTTGGTTTGTGCTACGCACATACGGAATTTCAGgacttcaaaaatatattagacaCCATTGTCAACTAGCAAAACGTTTTGAAAGATTAGTCAGAAGCGATAATATGTATGAAGTCTTAAACGATGTGaag atgggGTTAGTTTGTTTCCGTCTGAAAGACGATCCgacaaataaactaaataaaaagctCTTAGAAACCATTAACGAATCAGGAAAACTTCACATGGTTCCATCATTAGTACACGACAAGTATGTCATCAGGTTTTGCGTAGTTGCAGAGCATGCTACAGAAGATGATATTG ATTACGCCtggaaaattataaaagaaacagCAGTAACAGTCGTGTACAACGAACAAGAACTCACAGAAAAACGAGaa GAGCAAGTGGATGAAGTGTTTGAGTTATCGGAACGTAAAAAGAAGGATGATTTGGCCTATAGGAGATCATTTTTTGTTCGAATGGTCAGTGATCCGAAAATATATAATCCAATAATTGCTCGATCATCCCCTGGATCTCGCAGACATACTCATTTAAGTTCAATGGATGATGATATCCATGATCCATTATCTACATCTACAAGTGATACAGAAGATACAATGACACAACCAGc GAGTTCATGGATAAGTTGGCCATTAGCATTTTTATTTCAAGGAGTGTTTGATGATAAAGAAGGCAATGATGTTCCTGTAAG ATTTAGACATTTGGCAACTAAAATGCACTTTAAATCAAAAAGTAAATCACCAGAACACTTGGCCACAGAAGAAAACAAATCACGGCGCAATTCTCCAGTATTTCCAAGGAAATCTAGTTATGTTAAaactgaaaatgaaaataacatgCAAAAATAA
- the LOC132918395 gene encoding tyrosine decarboxylase isoform X2 — translation MDTEQFRKHGKEMVDYICEYLETIKHRRVTPTVNPGWLKNQIPLEAPVHPEAFDAIMKDVENIIMPGVTHWQHPRFHAYFPSGNSFPSILADMLSDSIACIGFSWAASPSCTELETIVLDWLGKAIGLPEEFLTFSEEASKTINSARQGDSETEVHNGKGGGVLQSSASECIFVCMLAARAQAIKRLRKLHPFIEEGVLLSKLMAYCSKESHSCVEKGAMMAFVKLRILEPDENNSLRGATLRQVMEQDEAMGLIPFFVSTTLGTTSCCSFDNIPEIGLVCQQFETVWLHVDAAYAGSAFICPEFRSLMNGVQYADSFNLNTNKWLLTNFDCSCLWVKDRFKLTCALVVDPLYLQHGYAGAVDYRHWGIPLSRRFRSLKLWFVLRTYGISGLQKYIRHHCQLAKRFERLVRSDNMYEVLNDVKMGLVCFRLKDDPTNKLNKKLLETINESGKLHMVPSLVHDKYVIRFCVVAEHATEDDIDYAWKIIKETAVTVVYNEQELTEKREEQVDEVFELSERKKKDDLAYRRSFFVRMVSDPKIYNPIIARSSPGSRRHTHLSSMDDDIHDPLSTSTSDTEDTMTQPASSWISWPLAFLFQGVFDDKEGNDVPVRFRHLATKMHFKSKSKSPEHLATEENKSRRNSPVFPRKSSYVKTENENNMQK, via the exons atggataCGGAACAATTTCGCAAGCATGGCAAGGAAATGGTGGACTATATTTGTGAATATTTAGAGACAATAAAACACAGAAGAGTGACACCAACAGTAAACCCTGGATGGTTAAAAAATCAAATCCCACTGGAAGCACCTGTACATCCGGAGGCATTTGATGCAATAATGAAAGacgttgaaaatattattatgccagga GTGACACATTGGCAACATCCAAGATTTCATGCTTATTTTCCCTCTGGTAATTCATTTCCTTCAATTTTAGCAGACATGCTATCTGATTCTATAGCATGTATTGGGTTTTCATGG gcTGCAAGTCCTTCGTGTACCGAATTGGAAACTATAGTTTTGGATTGGCTCGGTAAAGCCATAGGATTACCAGAAgagtttttaacattttcagaaGAAGcatcaaaaactattaattctgCGAGACAAGGCGATAGCGAAACCGAAGTACACAACGGAAAAGGCGGTGGAGTACTTCAG agttcaGCAAGTGAGTGCATATTTGTTTGTATGCTAGCAGCTCGAGCTCAAGCAATTAAACGATTACGAAAACTTCACCCATTTATTGAAGAAGgtgttttattatcaaaactaaTGGCTTACTGTTCTAAAGAATCACATTCGTGCGTGGAAAAAGGGGCTATGATGGCATTTGTTAAATTACGTATACTTGAGCCTGACGAGAATAACAGTTTAAGAGGGGCTACGTTAAGACAA GTGATGGAACAAGACGAGGCGATGGGATTGATACCGTTTTTCGTTTCTACTACATTAGGAACAACGTCATGTTGTTCATTTGATAATATACCCGAAATTGGTCTAGTATGTCAGCAATTTGAAACTGTTTGGTTACACGTTGATGCTGCTTATGCAGGAAGTGCATTCATATGTCCTGAGTTTCGGTCTCTAATGAATGGTGTACAATATGCAGACTCTTTTAACCTTAACACAAATAAGTGGTTGTTAACAAATTTTGATTGTTCATGTCTTTGGGTAAAAGATCGATTTAAATTAACTTGTGCTTTGGTGGTCGATCCTCTTTATTTACAACATGGTTATGCTGGTGCTGTAGATTATAGACACTGGGGTATACCATTGAGTAGACGTTtcag ATCACTGAAGCTTTGGTTTGTGCTACGCACATACGGAATTTCAGgacttcaaaaatatattagacaCCATTGTCAACTAGCAAAACGTTTTGAAAGATTAGTCAGAAGCGATAATATGTATGAAGTCTTAAACGATGTGaag atgggGTTAGTTTGTTTCCGTCTGAAAGACGATCCgacaaataaactaaataaaaagctCTTAGAAACCATTAACGAATCAGGAAAACTTCACATGGTTCCATCATTAGTACACGACAAGTATGTCATCAGGTTTTGCGTAGTTGCAGAGCATGCTACAGAAGATGATATTG ATTACGCCtggaaaattataaaagaaacagCAGTAACAGTCGTGTACAACGAACAAGAACTCACAGAAAAACGAGaa GAGCAAGTGGATGAAGTGTTTGAGTTATCGGAACGTAAAAAGAAGGATGATTTGGCCTATAGGAGATCATTTTTTGTTCGAATGGTCAGTGATCCGAAAATATATAATCCAATAATTGCTCGATCATCCCCTGGATCTCGCAGACATACTCATTTAAGTTCAATGGATGATGATATCCATGATCCATTATCTACATCTACAAGTGATACAGAAGATACAATGACACAACCAGc GAGTTCATGGATAAGTTGGCCATTAGCATTTTTATTTCAAGGAGTGTTTGATGATAAAGAAGGCAATGATGTTCCTGTAAG ATTTAGACATTTGGCAACTAAAATGCACTTTAAATCAAAAAGTAAATCACCAGAACACTTGGCCACAGAAGAAAACAAATCACGGCGCAATTCTCCAGTATTTCCAAGGAAATCTAGTTATGTTAAaactgaaaatgaaaataacatgCAAAAATAA
- the LOC132918396 gene encoding MOB-like protein phocein → MKMAESVKKLLKRNKPGTKANFFRKWPDEPFEEMESTLAVQEFIQQQIRIDPSNIDIILTPPDSQEEGVWKYEHLRQFCMELNGLAVELQTECLPDTCSQMTSTEQWIFLCAAHKTPKECPAIDYTRHTLDGAACLLNSNKYFPSRVNIKESSVAKLGSVCRRVYRIFSHAYYHHQNIYNKFENETYLCQRFTKFVIKYSLMAKENLIVPMPDAIMQGIRTEEDGTTSIKEP, encoded by the exons ATGAAGATGGCTGAATCtgtaaagaaattattaaaaagaaacaaaCCAGGAACTAAAGCTAAT TTCTTCCGTAAATGGCCTGATGAGCCGTTTGAAGAGATGGAAAGTACATTAGCTGTTCAAGAGTTTATTCAGCAACAAATACGTATAGATCCgagtaatattgatataatattgacaCCGCCAGATTCTCAAGAAGAAGGAGTTTGGAAATATGAACATTTAAG GCAGTTTTGTATGGAATTAAATGGGTTAGCAGTCGAATTACAAACTGAATGTTTACCAGATACATGTAGCCAAATGACATCAACTGAACAGTGGATATTTTTATGTGCTGCACATAAAACTCCTAAGGAATGTCCGGCTATTGATTATACACGCCATACTTTAGATGGAGCTGCTTGTTTATTAAACAGTAACAAATATTTTCCTAGCAG AGTTAATATTAAGGAATCATCGGTGGCAAAATTGGGATCTGTTTGTCGGCGAGTGTATAGGATATTTTCCCATGCATACTACCAtcatcaaaacatttataataaatttgag AATGAAACATACTTATGCCAGAGGTTTACAAAATTTGTGATTAAATACAGCTTAATGGCTAAAGAAAACTTGATTGTGCCTATGCCTGATGCAATTATGCAAGGTATAAGAACTGAAGAGGATGGAACAACATCAATTAAAGAGCCATAA